Part of the Thunnus albacares chromosome 11, fThuAlb1.1, whole genome shotgun sequence genome, CAGACAAACTATTTGATCAGGGCATCCCTGTTTGGAAATATACAGCTACAACTTTAGAAAGAAACATATGTTTTGCCAATAAATGATAGAACAGTTGTACAATGCAGAGAGGTTGATTCTCTCTCGGGACTACGTgagtggaaaaaacagaaattaagaCTAAGCCTGAGGATGGAAAGAAGGTCAGATGGCCAGTCTGCAGTCTTTGCAGtcatgtgatgatgtcacagctctTCCCGATGAATAGACTTTTGTCTAAGGCGTTATTTAATGTTGAATGTTACTGGCAGCTGTTACTAGCTCAGTAGCTGTTACTCATCCTCAGTCTTTATTTATtgagagacaaacagagctACTCGTCTAAACTGTGCTTCTCAAGCAAATGTTTTCCTCTTACTCAGCTGTTAGGTAATTGGCTTGCCCACTGTTGGCATTTTATTGCCATGTGATTTGTTAATTTCAGATAAAGAAtcaaaacaattactgtcattGTTCTTTACTTATTCACCAAGTACTCTCAACAGACTTAACTTTATTATACCACTGAATGTGCATATGCTTTGGTATTGTAACTAGTATCTCATGACTTCCATAAAAGCAGTTGAGAAGGGCACGCACAAGCAAATGATGTCAACTGCTCCTCTCTTTCAACAACGAGCGAGTTTCCTGTCTTTTGCTCTGAAGTGTGTTGACCTGCATCACCTTATTCAACACTTCATTCTGTTTTGTGCACACCAGCAATTAACGTTAGCAATAGCAGGCATTGCTACAGAGATTTCTCTCAATGAGACCCACATCTCCTATGCAACTCTCAGAAAGAGCTTTGGGCAGATGCTGCCAAACATCCCTCACAAAACTGCCCGCTTCAAACTAGAAAGAAGCTAAATGCTATCAAGACACAGTTGTCAATGGGCAACAGCTTTCCTGTTCTTTGGAATCGACTGAAGCCTCCATAGTTGTGGCACATGAACCCCTTCACCAGTGTAATATGCCAGACACAGCAACTCAAAACTAGAAAGTtgtacaacaacacaacactgtattttttaatactAATGAAAAATTGCTGACAGTTAAACCTACATTTATATTCACTGAAAATAATTGATATAAAACTCTTGGGAGAAATGCAAATGAGGTAAAATTAGTAACTTGATTGAAGGATCTAAATATGTAGGCCATAGGAAACTAACTTCTCATTAGGCCAATATACATGCTTGACGAAAGAAATGAAATGTCGTTAAGCTCATTTCAAAGTCTAAAGGGACATAATGACACTCATGCTTCATAAGAGGACTATTGAAATCACCATTGGATTCCCACAGCTGGCAAGCTCAGGGACTTCTTATGTAGCCAGTCGGCTCTTTCTTTAAGTCTCTCATAATAGCTTTAGTCTTGTGTTAAAGAGCACCGTGAATTGACATCTAACTGGTCTCCATCTCAGTCATGTTTCTTACAACCGAGTCTGTTACATTTATATTGCACAATTCTGCAGAACACTATTTAGGGCCACAGCTAACATCCAATGCCAGTGCCGTAAATGCTGTGTGTCCTTTTATTGTATGTAGCAAGGTGAAAAGTACAATTGTGGAGGACGAGGTGATGGATAGCTGTGTAATGAATCCGACATTCATAGGAGTTTGCATGTCATTTTAGACCATTTTATACCATCTAACATAATTATAGCCGCTTTATTTAAAGGCTCTGCACACCCAAACAGGTGTTTGGACTAACTAACTTCTCAGATTGAAGTTGGATGGAGCTATGCAGTTAATCACATGAGGTCAGGAAACTTCATGAactaataagaataataaagcTGCGACAAAGCTACATGGGGGGTCAAGGGGATGTCAATCATGCACAGCCTGTACATGCCCACAAAATCATCAGAAATTAGGCCAAAATGAGTGAAAATGGAATGAAAACCTGTGTGGGTGTATCATGGGTGTGTTGgaattttaaatttgtttttttacttttacctCAGGGACCCAGGGACACTAAAAAAAAGGAGGACTAAAAGCAACAGATGGACTGCATCAAATTTTACCAGATTGTCTAATTTTTCTACAAATAAAAGCTGATGCTATctgaataatttgaaagatCTTATATTAGATCTTCTATATAAGAATtcttcacacagcagctttaatGGTGGcctctttccctaaccttaaccaagtgttttagtttACCATATATCATACCATAACCACACCCCAATCATACGATACCTTAACCAttgtttatagtttttttaGTTGTGTGTAGCTATATTGTATGAATGTTAAAAAAGTGTGACACTGGCTACAAACCACAATTTTATCTAAATAGACAATGTTTTCATCAGGTCAAATGATTAAGAATGGTTACTGTACCCATAAAGTGTTAGGCTCTGTCTTGACATGGATTGTTAAACCATCACACTCAGCAAATATCAATTTAAGTAATATAAAAgataagccttttttttttattgttttcatagACCAGATGGAGTCTACAGTAGAAGTCAGTTTTAAGTCTGATCTGAGAGATGGTAGTAATTTTAAGGTACCTCTTCCTTATTACTGTAATTTTAGTGCTCTCTGCCTGGCTGCACTACAAGCACAGTGTAATTCCTGATTCAAGGAATAACCTGAAATTTCCCAGCACCATGTTAAGAAGAAGCCCGGATTCTTGATTGATTCTAGCCATAACTAGCTATGTGTGCTATGTAGATTAGCACACCGATGACACCACTGCCACTGTGACTGAGTGGGAGTGGGGTGCAGAAAAAAAGTCCTTGATAATTGATACTGTTGGTGGAACTGTGCCTGAAAGCTGGTGCTCAGAGAAACCTTAAATTGCAGAAATTATGCTTGATATTAAAACTGTCTTGGACAATGTAATAGGATGTTTTGATACGAGCAAGATATTAAATCTATTCCACTTTTAATCTTATGACTCTCTCACATATCTATtacttacaaaaaaaagatttttctaTCCAGTTTCAAAGAAAAGCTGTAAAATTTCATATGGAAGATTGAGATCATTTGGAGCGTTATAAGGATCACCAGCCTGTAATTTAAGCATTGCTCCGCTTTTTTTATGTTCTCTTAATACAGGGCCGATGCTCCAGAGAGAACTGCAAGTATCTTCATCCACCTTCACACTTAAAAACCCAGTTAGAGATAAATGGGCGCAACAATCTCATCCAGCAGAAGACAGCAGCTGCCATGCTTGCCCAACAGATGCAGCTCATGATCCCTGGACCCAGTCTGCAATCTGTGGTAAGATCCTAATAGTGATTAAGGAGGAACTTGAAACATTAGAAATCCCACCCTTAAAGTTTTGTGTGATGGTATTTGACCTCTCCCTTCATAGCCAACATTTCCTGTCACACAGGGACTTGGCGCAAATACTGGTCTTGGTTATAGTCCATACATGACACCCTTGAGTCACGGGATGAACCTCGTTCCCACGGACATCCTCCCCAATACCCAGGTTCTTGTCCCTGGCAGCCCGCCTGTCACGCTCCAgagctcctcttcttcttcttcttcttcttcgtcttcttcttcccccTCACAGAAGCTCCAGCGTACTGACAAACTAGAGGTACTGAAGCGCTACAAGGAGtgatttaacataaaaaaaagacattaatacTTCTGTGTGTAGACATAATAAAAGCTGCATTTCTCTCACATCTTAATAATCACTCCTCTCAGGTGTGCCGTGAGTTTCAGCGGGGAAACTGTGCAAGAGGGGAGACAGATTGCCGCTTTGCTCACCCCAGTGACAGTCCGATGATTGACAGCATTGATAACACCGTCACTGTTTGCATGGACTACATCAAGAGCCGCTGCACCAGGGAGAAGTGCAAGTATTTTCACCCGCCTGCACACTTGCAGGCCAAAATCAAATCCAGTCAGCAAGTCAATCAGACAGCCGTGGCAGCCCAGGCCGCAGCTGCAGCCGTGGTAAGACAGAGCCTTATCCCTCTGACTATTGATCTATCTGACTATTGATGACATCATAGAATATGGAGGATGATATACTGTCATTTGTAATGCCACATTTAATGCAGTGGCATATTATATACCATCAAAATTCAACTGATGTCTAATATCGATTGAATTTTAAACTGTTCAATTGAGcagaaaatgttatttcagCAATTACAGTATCTCAGTTCATAAACTAATTTCCCACCTTCAGTTATAAATCAGTAACTTATTTGactgcatacagtatattgacaTATGATTTAGAAGTATTAGTTATAGATGGAAAATTATTATTAGAAAGATGTACATTTGGGGTAGTTGGggtgtaaacaaatacaaaactatttttcatgaaaaatatCTGAATTTTTGCAGTAATATTTGCggccctctctcctccttcgACCCGTCACCCAACTGACACAATTTACCACAAACGTCACACACCTTCCTCACAGAGTAATAGTTCTAAGTTTGATATTCAGACGTTCATTGCGTTTCATCTTCAATAACTTTTCATTAGTTGTGCACAGCAGGTGTTTTAACTTTGCTCTGATGAGATACTGAAGCCGTGGTGcttaaatgaaatgtgtttcctCATGATTATGTGCGTCTCACATGCTCTTCACAGGCCATCTGTGTTCCTTTTCatgtaaatcattttttatttatggttcctccatcatttacattgtatttttattgcatGACTTTCAGGTTGTAATTTTTgcttacaaacacatttcatgtttttacaagCTATTCCTCCGAAAGGCCGAGTGTGCCTCTCATGTTAGTCTTTCTGTTAGTACAGAGCAACTCATTCTGTGCTTCATAATGTGGGATGTGTGGTTATTTTCAGCTCTTTGTGTGTGATATTGCTTTTGGCAAGCTCTCATAACATCAAGTCATCTTTCATATAGAGTTTGTCTATGATTTGTATTGAAAATCAGTGTATGTACTCCAGAATGAAATGGTGTCGCACTGAATACACACGGtagtgttttgattttgattaaCAAACTTGATCAAGTAATATTATTTTAAGTGATCAATATACAATGAAAACAGTATATTGTAAATCTTTGCTGCCGAAGTTATTGATAAACTGTACATGCATTGCTGACCTACTAATGCAGTGGTTAATCTTTAGTTATTGAGTCCTTTTAATCAGGTATTTTGGTTACTGTGCATGCATACTGTGTTTTATGTGGTAAACTAcattcagattattttgttttgttttccccttCTCACCTACCCACAATGCTGTCCCCCCATGATGCACCTCTGCTTGCTGTTACCTGTATGTTAATACGCTTGAATCCCATTGGCCCACTGCCATCATGTGCTCGCTGCCTGCTATTAAAAGACTCAGTCGACTGCCAAAGCAATGAAGCGACCCCTCGAGGCAACTGTAGACCTGGTATTTTCACCTTTTGCTTTGCATGTAGCCAATAATTGTACTATGATAGCTTTttgatttttgtcattgtgagctTCTTCTAGTCTCATGTAGTCTTTGTGTACATAGTCAGTCTCATCAGTATCTTAAAGGCCTTAATTagacagatattttaaaatttttggtTGATACATTATTCCATTCATATTTGTATCCTAAAACCATGCATGATCTTTCCATTATGTGATTAACAGTCATCtttattgtgtagttgtgtttgacattttttcacagtgtttttaaatgagtaCTAAATATTAGGAGTGTGTACAACGTAGCTGAACAGAGAGAGGGGGTGTTTGGGAAGGAGTTTCAGTGCGTCACGTCTCCTCTTGTCACTTTTCAGGCTTTTCCCCACAGCATCCTGCAACCCCTACCAAAGAGACAAGCTCTGGAGAAGAGCAACTGGGCCAGCTCTCTCCTCAACCCCAGTTTTTTGCACTACCAACAGGCTCTGGccaacacacagctgcagcagcccACAGCGGCATTCTACCCCACAGGTAAGCATCTAAAGTCTCGGGGGTAAGATACTGCTCACAAATATCACGCACGCTTAAGGTGGTCACCTGACTTATTATAAGAACTTGGCAAAGGTTGAGAGGTTTAATATGTTAGATGTGTCTTTTGCTGCCCAAAATGATATGAATCATAATCCTGACTCTAAAGATTTTGACTagaggcctttttcacagcagacaatttgacttgtcatagaagcaaaagcacaggtgttactaatgacACTAAAGATGGCTCAGTTCCATCCATgtgtgtcccagtaagccatgaaaGCATGACAGTGAGCAGACAATCATAACaagaccctgaaactgaagcagctaaatggaattcagccatcatcaATTTAATTATTCACACATGTGATTTTCATACTCTGAAATATCAAAATGTCTTCTAACCGGGGCATTTAAATTGATCTAAAGCCCATTTTGGACAGAATTATCATTACAGGGGGAAGTGGGAAATAAAATATTCACCATGCCCCTCAGTAATTCGTCGTTATGCATGGTGTTTTTTATCATTGTGAAATTACAGAATGTGGTCTGTAATAGACATGGACATTCAGCAGGATCAACCAAACAGGTACATAGGTACATACATACCAACATGTCACTGACATTACAGTGTTTATTCGGTGATCTTTCTGATAGCTTTAAATTGTTTCTGAATTGGTTCCTAAATAGGTCCATATGTTGGTGTTAGCAGGTTTCTGATCATCAGattagcaaaaacattttcaatttccttcattttcacacaaaagtcAAATTTCGCACTGAGCTGGTGAAATTCAGTAGATGGAGAAGGAACTCAGcctgcaaacaaaacacataaatacagtttaaaatacaAGTATCTTGCTTCATACAGTATTCAAATCACAAGAGGACCAGCGAGttcacagaaaaacagcaggtaattgcagctgtaattattactgGGGTGAAAAATGACCCACATACAAGCTCTGGACAggattaaaatcactgaatCACAGGTATTGTTAAAATCACCTCACTTCCCCTTAAGAAATAAATCCAGTCCAAATGGGGCTTAAGCTGTAATTAATATTATtgattacacctgtgctttagTTGCTATGACAAGCGAACATGTTTGCTGTGAAAACCATGCACTGGGATAATGAAATGTTTGTTATACTGTACATGGATGTGATCAATTAAACTTGTCAGCTAAACTCTTTCTGTCAAGACGTCCGTCAGCTTTTAAgaacaagtggaaaaaaacaaatgtatccTGTATTTTAGCTGTAAATCTAGAGTTGTGTCTGCTGATTTAATCTGCATCTTTCTGAAAACCTTACTGTTTCCTATGCTGATGTGTGCCAATCACTCTAAAATaccttctctctttctattgTGTAATCACACAGGTTCTGTCTTGTGCATGGCTCCTGCTAACAACGTTGGTAGGTTCCCTGCTTATTTTTTATAAACTATGTCTCATATTCAATTGAGAACACGGGTGACGCTTTTATATTAATCCAGTAATAATTCTTGTTATTCAAGCCTACAGTAGGGAAGCACCAATGTGAATCTGAATCCAAAATTCAGGATTGCACATTTAAACCACATATCTTAAAATGATCATAGAggataattttactttttttctgtaaatatttttggtcgtgttacatatttgtgtgttttttgatcAGCAAGCCTTGTAATATATACTTACTTGTGATATATTATTAACTCCAGGTAGTCAAACACAATATACACTTTTAAGCATTTTAGTAGATTTAGTTTGTAGAATTACCACGAGTTATGCATTAGGAAATTTGATCAGCATCCCAGAGATTCAattcaatgttttcttttactcttaaatgttcttacatttttaaaaaatacctaCAGATCTTATAAAGAACACATTTTCTCGTGGCTTTGCTGTACATGTCAACTCTTTTGGGATGTGAAATTATTTCAGATTTCCTAATTGTACCTCCTACCAGCCCTTCTTTTATGTTCTCCCCCGCTGTCTCGCTTTGCTGTGTGACGCCATCTGCTGGTCTAACCCAATGATGGCTTGCtgctaatgtcattttttttgtatttgcctggcaaaagagagagaaaaacattgcTACGGTTACCATAATGCTCCACCTACCTTTTCATTGCTTTCATGGTTCCCTTCCTGAAAAAGTCCCCATGATGTACAGTGCTACGCCTGCTACTGTCTCTGCAGCAACTACTCCCGCCACAAGTGTCCCCTACGCAGCAACAGCACCAGCCAATCAGGTTTGCTCCTTTTTGAAGCTTTCTGTCATAAATCTTTGAGCTCTGAGTAAGTGCTCCATCTTTAAATCAGGGGAGTTGCTTCGTCAGCATAGCGTTGCCCTGCTTGCATTGCCTATCATTAAGCTTCACATACCTGTAGACCTTCAGTAGAACTAGTAGGCTTCATCTCAACCTTTTTTCCCTTATGACAGACAACACTTATTGAGAGGTCTTCCATCTGCAAATAGTGttgcatattttctttattgcatgctttttttgctttgttcagTGTCTTTTTCTTTACAGTATAGTTATAGTTCCAAATCTTCTATAAAATGAGGGAGAACGTAGTTAAAATCAAATGGTAGCTTAGGTTCCCATCACAGTGGTTATATTAATTAGTGAATAATTtgcattaattttattaatatcaTCTGTGAAAAGATGCTGTCCACATCCAGATTTAATTTTTGTACATGGTAATTTGTACTGAGGAACCTTGCAGGAGTTTtaagctgtgtgtttgtgtatttgtgtgtgatttgtagAGGAGTTGGTGTAAATATTTGGTTTTAATTATCCTCCTAACTTAAATATTTGTTCATTATGTGCAGTATCATACGCGTATAGCAAACTTTTAAACTTAACATACCCACTGGTAGGTACATCTTTACAAATTCATGTCATCAAGGTGGAAAAGTGTATAAAATGAAGCATAAGACAATTTGAAGTAATGGTGCAGCCAAGAAGAAATGTcttttctaaattaaaaaaggGTGAAATCATAGCCAATGTCAAGAGTTTAAGGGGTTAAGgtattcatttcattcaattttATCAACTTTATAAATCTTGATGAGCACTTGATGATCTTTGTCATGTAACAAAACCACATTTGTCTTTTGCCCCTGAAACAGATCATTCTCAAGTAACCACCAGAAGTCAGTgccatgttgctgctgttaaaGGCCACAAACAGCCACTCTGTAAATACGATGTTAACATCACACACAACCGTCAACAAGCTGCATGCTGATAACATCACAGATGAAAAAGTTGTGGTATTAAGTTACATAGCTCAATTATGAGGATTATACTGCGGTGGAGAATTGTCACAGAAGATTATTGTTTGTACGTCTATATGCCTTTGTACCTGAATTAACATGCATCCTCAGTCATGTGCATAATATCCTGGATTCTTATTTCCAAACCAATTCTGAAAAGGTCAGAGGTGCATTTAGCGACAGAAATGC contains:
- the LOC122992077 gene encoding muscleblind-like protein 2a isoform X1; the protein is MALNISSVRDTKWLTLEVCRQFQRGNCSRSDEECKFAHPPKSCQVENGRVIACFDSLKGRCSRENCKYLHPPSHLKTQLEINGRNNLIQQKTAAAMLAQQMQLMIPGPSLQSVGLGANTGLGYSPYMTPLSHGMNLVPTDILPNTQVLVPGSPPVTLQSSSSSSSSSSSSSSPSQKLQRTDKLEVCREFQRGNCARGETDCRFAHPSDSPMIDSIDNTVTVCMDYIKSRCTREKCKYFHPPAHLQAKIKSSQQVNQTAVAAQAAAAAVTQSTAKAMKRPLEATVDLAFPHSILQPLPKRQALEKSNWASSLLNPSFLHYQQALANTQLQQPTAAFYPTGSVLCMAPANNVDHSQVTTRSQCHVAAVKGHKQPLCKYDVNITHNRQQAAC
- the LOC122992077 gene encoding muscleblind-like protein 2a isoform X2, translating into MALNISSVRDTKWLTLEVCRQFQRGNCSRSDEECKFAHPPKSCQVENGRVIACFDSLKGRCSRENCKYLHPPSHLKTQLEINGRNNLIQQKTAAAMLAQQMQLMIPGPSLQSVGLGANTGLGYSPYMTPLSHGMNLVPTDILPNTQVLVPGSPPVTLQSSSSSSSSSSSSSSPSQKLQRTDKLEVCREFQRGNCARGETDCRFAHPSDSPMIDSIDNTVTVCMDYIKSRCTREKCKYFHPPAHLQAKIKSSQQVNQTAVAAQAAAAAVTQSTAKAMKRPLEATVDLAFPHSILQPLPKRQALEKSNWASSLLNPSFLHYQQALANTQLQQPTAAFYPTGSVLCMAPANNVVPMMYSATPATVSAATTPATSVPYAATAPANQIILK
- the LOC122992077 gene encoding muscleblind-like protein 2a isoform X3 yields the protein MALNISSVRDTKWLTLEVCRQFQRGNCSRSDEECKFAHPPKSCQVENGRVIACFDSLKGRCSRENCKYLHPPSHLKTQLEINGRNNLIQQKTAAAMLAQQMQLMIPGPSLQSVGLGANTGLGYSPYMTPLSHGMNLVPTDILPNTQVLVPGSPPVTLQSSSSSSSSSSSSSSPSQKLQRTDKLEVCREFQRGNCARGETDCRFAHPSDSPMIDSIDNTVTVCMDYIKSRCTREKCKYFHPPAHLQAKIKSSQQVNQTAVAAQAAAAAVTQSTAKAMKRPLEATVDLAFPHSILQPLPKRQALEKSNWASSLLNPSFLHYQQALANTQLQQPTAAFYPTGSVLCMAPANNVATTPATSVPYAATAPANQIILK
- the LOC122992077 gene encoding muscleblind-like protein 2a isoform X5; protein product: MALNISSVRDTKWLTLEVCRQFQRGNCSRSDEECKFAHPPKSCQVENGRVIACFDSLKGRCSRENCKYLHPPSHLKTQLEINGRNNLIQQKTAAAMLAQQMQLMIPGPSLQSVGLGANTGLGYSPYMTPLSHGMNLVPTDILPNTQVLVPGSPPVTLQSSSSSSSSSSSSSSPSQKLQRTDKLEVCREFQRGNCARGETDCRFAHPSDSPMIDSIDNTVTVCMDYIKSRCTREKCKYFHPPAHLQAKIKSSQQVNQTAVAAQAAAAAVAFPHSILQPLPKRQALEKSNWASSLLNPSFLHYQQALANTQLQQPTAAFYPTGSVLCMAPANNVVPMMYSATPATVSAATTPATSVPYAATAPANQIILK
- the LOC122992077 gene encoding muscleblind-like protein 2a isoform X4 produces the protein MALNISSVRDTKWLTLEVCRQFQRGNCSRSDEECKFAHPPKSCQVENGRVIACFDSLKGRCSRENCKYLHPPSHLKTQLEINGRNNLIQQKTAAAMLAQQMQLMIPGPSLQSVGLGANTGLGYSPYMTPLSHGMNLVPTDILPNTQVLVPGSPPVTLQSSSSSSSSSSSSSSPSQKLQRTDKLEVCREFQRGNCARGETDCRFAHPSDSPMIDSIDNTVTVCMDYIKSRCTREKCKYFHPPAHLQAKIKSSQQVNQTAVAAQAAAAAVAFPHSILQPLPKRQALEKSNWASSLLNPSFLHYQQALANTQLQQPTAAFYPTGSVLCMAPANNVDHSQVTTRSQCHVAAVKGHKQPLCKYDVNITHNRQQAAC